CAAGTATGGGAGGACTTTGTAAGTGATAagtggacattttttttcggccATTTCGCATATTCCATAATTTAATACTAATTTCTTGGTTAAAAATGTGATATCCAAATTAAAACTCGGTACATACCACCTTTAAATAatattcgttgaattattttctcgttaTTGTGAATAGTTACGTAAGTAAATAacatatgaaaaattttacaacggTATACAatttgtttaataaattttgatatttttgctTCCCCCTcattgataaaattgatgtgccaacaatagaaaataaaacttttactAGCCCGTGattaatttgtaataattgaTCTCGATATTCTAATTGCCTTTAGGCATCGATGTTTAAAGTATTAAAATTTGCAATCTAAGATTAAACGGACAAGAAATAATTACAACAATCGAAGATGACAAGAGAAATTATCATAGACAATATTATCGGAAGAAGAAAAGTATCTGCGTAATAGTCAAGTAACACAGAGATGTTAAATTCGTAAAAATAGAATACTACTCAAGACCAGGCATGACTTGAGTGACAGAAATTCAAAGACAGTCTAATGAACTATTTGAGATTTCTACGACAAAGTCAATGCCATCAGCCCCTTTAGCTACAATATATCACCAGCAATGCTTCAATGAATTCTAGTCATCTTATTGTGAGTGCAAAGTGCAACTACCTATGtgaatgtaatattattttattaggTATATTACTATTAACGCTATTTCAATGTATATGTCTTTGTCTACTGTAGTTTATGTATGTACGTCTAAATGTATGATTGGATACAGATTGTCTAAAACATTCGTGTCATATGTATAAGTGAACATTGTTACAATGATATGTTGTTAACGCAGTATCTGCAAAACTGTGATTGTATCATTACAATCACTATTATTGAGCTGTCAAGTTTCTAAACTTTACGATtgcttatttttatatttagtaTCGGACTTGCTTGAAATGTGACGTATTAGAACTAACTACTAAATACTGTAGAATTTCCAGTGATCCTCAATATCATACGAACCAATGttaagaagaaatttttctgacAACTGAAATGGTAAAATATCATTCATACATACGAGTGCGACAGACGCAGTCGATTTTACCTGAGGCCGGTAGTAGCCAGTAATGACCAGTAGTGACCAGTATTCAGTAAATGACCTGGTTGCATCATCTTCAGTTTTCCAGTAGTAAAATTACAGAAATTCGTTCAAACACAGACAAATATTCAAGCAAGCCTTTGTAAAATCACATAgcaaatataatatttaaaacatATGCCAGTAATTTGTTCTTTGTTCCTAATGTCACTATTTAAGATCATTTTGGCTACGTTAAAGTAGTATTGTGGCTCCACTAAATATCACTTTATAAATCATTGCCAACTGCCAATGGAAACAAGATTAATCGTACccttattaattattatattcttgtAATTTTTGGTCTGCGTAAACTTATGCCTAAATATTGTCCGATTAGAAAACTTAATTTTACAAGAAAACGTAAAagcaaaaaagcaaaaaaacgaTCACGAAAAACCAATAGAGACCGAATAAATCTTATTCTCAACTCATACGATTTGAGAAGTCCAcagctaataataataattaacggGCTCAAGAACATAGGatggcataaaaaaaaaattaataattggTTAAAGCTAGATCGTGCCACTTAGATCTTCATGTGGTTAGTACAATAAGCTCGATATCGTTCTCagtacaataaataatacaattttgaaaatatttagttgCACTTGAAACATGAAGCAACTTATGACAATATTTCCAGTACAACTAGCTCAACtccaaaaaaaagaagtgaTGAAATCCATTGAAAATCATCTCGTTGTGATTTctaaataattacaaaatcgTCTGTTTCTATACAATTCAATACCACATTTGCCACGTAAGGTAGCTTTTCCAATTACTGAGCCTTTCATTTTTCAAGGTTACcagttataaataaaaactatgaaattttcaattagaCAAGTAATAGTTGAAAGCCTATACAGgaagaaattgttgaatttcaaattttatcttGAATGATTGAAAGAGTAACTTAGAGAAATAAGTTTCAGCAATTGGAAAATCTACCTTATGCCAAACATTTAATTCATCGAATTATGCAACTTACAAAATAATACGACACCTCACCGTAATTgctataaattattattaaaagttAATTGTGTTGCTTTTTGTTTGTAGAAATACttattttcccatgttatatttacaaattagAATCAGGAACTGCTGTATAAAGATTAATTCCTGTTTGTGTATTTCCTTCTCTACCAATTCCATTGTGTATTGTGACTTAAGCGCTtagaaatttctaatttttttaattgacacTATACGACCAGACATTTGGTTTTATTTGCTATTAATAATCTGTTCCAATTTAAGTTCATGTAATCTAGCAACAATTATgaattgttcaatttctttctGTATATACCTATTGTATATTTTCGAATACTTGGccgatttaatttttacattatatattataacctCAAGtactatacatattataacaTGATATTACATGCACTGTGGATCGAAGATTATCATATGCCAGCTTAAAATATTCCAAAGATGTCAATTACCAAGAAAGTGATTAgctattgtttgaaaataacttACCCGGGTACTACCAAGGTTTTAAAATAAGAACGTGTAATTATTTAATGCCTATAGCTAGTCACAACCAGAGCTTCAAGGTGGCATTAATCCTACCTCCACATCAGTACATCAAGGCAACACCGTGtctcatttaaaaattatgctTAGCATATAGCAGCCGAAACCAAAATGCAGAACTTGATCTTACTCGATGCATGGACCCAAACAGTTGacatcgaatttttttacttctaccCTCTTTTTGTGGTCGATTTATTAAAGCATGATGAACCATGTTTCGTGACACTCTTCCATACCTATAtctaaataacaaaaaacaacttgATATCACAATTTATTTAAGAATGAAGCAAATGATGGGATTATTCTGGTATTTTTAGCATCTAACGTTATTAATACttcaaatagaaaatgatGCTATCAATGATTACACGTCTCCCATTCGATGCTCAATTCTCATTCAAACATAAAATTCTGCTCAACCGTTAGATTTAATTAGAATCATACGGATTGCATGGGCAATCGAGCGCATGTCTATTACAATTGTATCTCCAATTCAGAAtgtagaattattattatcgtattGGTATTATTGCAGCTACTATTATtgctattatcattatcattgatgttgttgttattattattattgttgttgttgttgttattgttgttgttgttattattatatacggCACATTTACTGCATAGATTTTTGTTTCTGTCATACATTGGATAGTTCATTATAAGACTCAAATGTGGAAATCGCTTTGCAAATATCTACTTCTTCTCGTTGAAAGccaatatttattcacttattaaaatttactttattGTTAAATTTCTAAACTAATAATCATCGTATTTGTCAAGATATTTATgacgtaaataaaaaacaatggGAGGTAAAAGAAACCGGCGCTAAAAATTTACTTCATGTTATAGAGTTTGTTAACCCAACGGAGCATTATAGCTTCGACTAACAACACGATAAAGAATAACAAAATGTTTATGGTTATTTCCATAGAAGGGTTCCAGATGACATACAAAAGTATATTGGATATTTGTCACGAGTTCGGCTTTGAGAGTAAAATATAAGTAAAGTAAGAATAAAGGTAACATCAACACTTTACAAACTCAATCATGGAATTTCTGGCTCAAATAATTAGTCACccgttatacatacatatacctatatgtatatatatgatatatatatatgtttatatacacatatatacgtatatacatatatatatatatatatatatataatgtagaTATGTCGATTGTTTTCAATCAgtctaataaaaataaaaatgtataataatttgccAATAAAAAGAGTAATTGCATACTTTTTATGAGAGCCCTGTCAAGCAGTTAGATCGATTTCCATTGTGGCTTATGGGACCCCCCTCGCTGCTGTCAAGGTGGTCCACGGGCGACCCACAACGCTTTGCTTTGCTCATCATCCACTGCTGCCTTCACTTGCGTGCATATGTATGCCACATTTACGCCAGCTGGTATCACAGCTATGATTCGTACAGCTCATTAATGtttgatataaattatatacatttctCAATTATAGAAATCAGATGAGAATTAGTTAACTATACATGAATGGTGACTCACCGGAGATATAGTGTTTATATTCCGCCTCCAGTTTGAGAGCATTTTCATACATCTCTTTAGCCGCCTTTGCACTAACTTTATCACTTGGATACCTGGAATCCTTAACTTCCTTTATTTGTTTTGTGCTCTTAAACTTGATTAGCAAAACTATCGGATATATCTGGTGTCTATGTAATCGTTCAATAGAAGCAATAGATATATCTAAGATGCAGTGTGAATTCTGTAAAAAGTAACGTAAGCATTGAccattattaataatttaaaactgttgttaaaaatttacaacttgAGCATGTGAAACACCTCCTAACGTAAGAGGTTTCGATGGCAtccataaataaattttcctacacataaaattaaatttaattctaCCTTTTCACAAATTTCCTTAACTGCCTGGACAGTGGTGCACTCAAAATAGCTGCCTTTCTTTCTGTAGTCAACGTATAGTGAATCACGCAAGTGCTGCTCTAATGTAACCTGTGAGCAGTGCATAGCTTCTGGCAAACATCTGATAAACTCTCGAGGAAACTCTTGCAGGAGTTTTGTTGCTACACACTCGCTCAATGGGCCGATTATTAACACCGGTCTCAAAGTAGGAtctatttataaataaataaaaaaatatttttgattggtattatgatttttcctcAGAACATTACAATAAGTAGTCAGTAATAAGTTAAACTATCTACCACTTAAAAATTCTTGGCGAAGCCCTAGTATTAAAACGTCTAATCTTCAGCTAAACATATTAATTTCTATCTACGTACAATCGAGTCGTTCCACACGCTGGTAGGTGGCTGGTATGTTTTCTTCGTTAAGAGTACCACTATCGCTATACCACCCGAGGTTCACTCCAGTAAGTTGGGAAAGTTCTTTGCTGTCTCTGCTAGACGATCGCTGATGCTTTTTACGACGGAAAAAACTACGTCTAGCACTAGTTGTACCTCGCCTGCCAGCATCTGTCTCCAAATCACCCAAGGATCGTCGTAACAATAATTCTTCTTCAACTCTATCAAAGAAATATGGTAAATATTGAAGACAAAGTTAATTGTACGGTTTTAATGTAAATTTAGAAGACATATTTGTCTTATACTTACTTGAACCTACTGGGAATAATACCACATTGTTGGCGTCGTCCTGCTTGATCTACTAGCCAAGCTCTCCAATATCCTGGTGTACCGTTAAACATCGTATTATCGACATATAGAACATCATCTTTGTTGAATCGCAGTTGCAAGTTATTACCGAGCTCTCCCACTCTGTCAAACATTGCTCGTATATAGAAACTATCACCTGGCTTGTCCTTAACTTCTTTGTAATGATCAGGTAAGTGTTGTGCTATTAACGTGACTTTGTCTGCTGGCCTTGCAAGCTCTAAAGCAGCCTGTTCGGCAGTAGCTTGTCGCAGGTCAGCTCCATTATATTCAAGAATACGATCACCGGTTCGCAACCCAGCACCTTCCGCCAGACACCCAGGTTGcacagaatttacaaaaataccAACGCTGTTACCTCCAACAAGGGAAATGCCGAGATTAGAACATTTTCGAGTTTCTATGAAGAGATACCTAGGCTCCCCAGGCGGTGGACTCTGTCTACTTTGCTCATCTTGTGTCGGACTTCGGACAGTAGCATTTTGACGCTGCAACGTCGTAACTGCTTGATTTATTTGCGCGCGAGTCAAAGTGTTGTTACCACTTCTCAAGGTCTCCATTGTTGCAGAATTTCTAATGCTATCTAATGCTGTACTATTTCTGAGATCTAGCGCAGTAGAATTTCGAAGTTCTGGATTCCGCACATTGATATCAAGTGATGCTGAATTTCTGATATCTCGTTCTCTGTCTTGAGTACTCCTGATATCTAGGGATGCCGAATTTCTAGCTTCTCTGTCTCCTCTCATTACGCTCAAAGATGAAGCATCTCGCTCAGGTTCAGATGAATCCAAGCTTTGAGCTACCTTACGTGAAGCTTCAGGACTGTTACAAGGTGTTGGTGAACCACTTCTACtcgcttcttcttctccaCCAGCTTCCGAAGAACTAGAAGATGCCGAGCCTTCCAATTCGTTGTATTCTAAAACAATCggaaaaacgattaaaaattaaacaaccaCTATAGTCGGTTATCTCCCAATCGAAAAAACGGTGGGATTTCAGTGTATCAACTACAATTTCTTAGCAATACTTACTATCTGGACTGTATTGTACCAGCATAGTAATAGAATTACCACACTGTCGTAATACATTTGCTGCAAGCTGGTAAGTAGCGCTCCTCATGTTAATGCCACAGACCTCCAGCAGCTGGTCTCCAATTTGCAGTCCAACTTGTGAAGCTAAACTGTGCTCGCTTACTGTTGACACAAATACACCACCGCTCTCTAAACAGGATATTTGAATACCCAATGGCTCGACAGATTTATCAATGTGAACACGTCGTAATTCTCCTGGTGCTGGTCTGGGTTGTGCATAACAATATTCTGGCATACTGGCACGCTTGTTATCCCCTCTGGTAGTTCCTGTCCCAGGGCTTAGAACTTCGACGTGAAACGTAGGCATTGGACTGCCTCTGTCAGAGGTTCGTTCTATGCTTCCAGTAGATAGTTTGCCAACGCTACTCTTTGATGTCACGCTGGGATTGGACGGAATGCGAAATCTTTGATTCTCTTTCTTCCGAGGAAAGGTTCCTCCTTCGTACCCATGAGTATACGCCGGTACGTCGTAAGTAGTGGTTATAGGATGAGGACGAGGCTTGTGATAGTGCAGATCCATGGATGGGGTGTGCAAATGCCCAAACCCCGGTTGTGTTGATGGGCTATAAGGAGGCTCGAAACAATACGATCTCGGATCAGGGAGACCTATAGACTCTCCGGACTGTGCAGATGGTAAAGATGGGGGTGAAGGGTACCTGGAAGGTAAGGAATTTTGCTGATGAGGATGGGGATGGGAATGAGTGTAGGGGGGGAACGAGAAATTAGCCGCTAGCTGTCGTGGCCCAGACGAAGCCGAGCCTAGACTGTAAAGTTGCGAGTGTACTCTATTGTGTTGCATAGCATCCATCTGATTGTCGTTGCTTAGATATTTCTGGGCTTTTTTCTTGGTATAGTAATCCAGTTCTTTTCCAATATTGCATGATTTTACGGAAAAATCGATGCTCGTTTCAGACGGAGCAAGAGCAGCACTTAAACGATTTTCATTCACCTCAAATTCGTTTACAGACTTCTTATCTATATCCTTGAACTGTACAGCAGGTGAAAACGATTTCTGACTGAAAAGCTTACCAGATTTACTGAAATTAGGTAATGGACTTTCAACTGCTTTGTAGACGGTATGCCTGTTGCTAACGTTTGAAAATGTTGCTGCAGGGATGGGATTAGAGTTGCGATTATAATTGTAGCTCTCATATTTCGGAGGATGATTTAAAAGTACGCTCAATGGAAGCCTTTCTTTGGTTTTCCGTGGATGGAGTATAGTACCTGTCCCATTCTGTATTTGAGGACCGCCTCTAGCCTTTGGCCAAGTACcaccatttttttctaatttttctcctcttcgtTTACTTCGTTTTAAAACACCATTATTAGCTTTTTTATGATAGCTCTCTATCACAGAATCAAGCTCTGCTATAGCATCTTGTTCCTGTTCAAAAGTATTTGGACTAGAATTGCGAtgtctcttctttttttcttccctatCTTTGCTATGCCTACGACCTCTGACgatatcgattttttcccTGATATTATCCCAAGCATTGCTAATACCGCTTGATTTATCTCCATTCGTTGATTTTGACACTTTATACACACTACCGAAATTTGATGTTACGTAGCGTCTATCATAATCTTCAGGAGTCGTTTTTAACATTAACCTCTCCTGTTCAGTTTGCGAAAAGCTATTTACCATTTTATGCTTCTCTGGACTAAAATTACTGTCAGAGGAAATAGATTTACTGTTACTCGGAGGTAAAGGTATTCCTTTTAGTGTCGTAATTGTCAGCACGTCTGTAGAATTGTCATTTAAAATTGCCATTGCTTCATGCGCTGAATTTAATCTGTCCATTGGCTTACTattgatctgaaaaaatttacatgcaTTAAAATGATTGTATATTTCCAAGATTTATTTCTTATGCATCATGTTTTTCATTGACGTCACCGACAGAAAGTGCCATAAAAAACTATTTAGGGTCGATTTAGATGGTTTTCAAtagaattaaaacaaagcCTCAATCAGGATTACcaagtttaaaaattcttacaTTCAGCACACGATCACCAACGGCCAGGTTTCCTTCCTTAGCAGCCAGACTACCAGGAGAGATCTTCGATATATAAACGCCAAGTTCAAGTGCTATTCCGTGAGGAACTGATCCCACAGGAAGCTGAGTAGTCCGCAGTGAACGCCTTCCTAAACGACGCCTCCTAATGGTCAATATTGCTGGACTGACGCTACTTGTTCTTAGTGTCTCAAGCACCATTCTAGTTGAAACTGACGTGCAATCCACATTGTTAACTCTGATTATACAATCATTAACTCTGAGTTTACCATCAGCAACACTTCCTTGCGTGACTTGGGCAACGTAAATTCCTCCATCATTTGGATATTGAGGATCATCTCTGCCTCCAACTAATAAGAACCCCAGCTCCCGATCTGACTCGAGACACAACCTTGTCAAGTCCAGGTGAACTGTCAGCGTTTCCCATTCAGTAAGATCAGCATCAATAGCGGAATCGTGACTATGTCCATGACTCTGACCAAATTGAGTCGACCGCAACGCGTGATCTCctgattcaattttcactttcaaatCTTTCAACTCTTTCGAAGCTTCATTTCGTTGTTTCTTTATGTCGTCTGAGTCTCGCAGAGCGCTGGCAAGTTCAGAAACAGCACGATCTCTCTCTTTTCTAAGCCTGTCACACAAAGTTCTAATACTTTCTCTTTCTAATACAATCTTATCTCTTTCACTAAAAGCCCAGTCTCTTCTACGTTTAGAAACCTCAGCTTCTTGAATAGCCTCTTCAAGTTCTGCTTGCAAAGTATCAACGGATTTTCGTAACTTGTCAAGCTCAAGATTCGCTTGATCCAAATTATCCATTCgttccttttctcttttcgCATAATCACGTGTACTTGTTTCGCGCTCTGCTTCTTTGTTAGCATTATCTCTCTCACAGTTATACGAATGTGACTCCAGGCGATGTTTATAATCCCTGCTGGAGCCTTCTGAATAATCGCCGAATTTCTGACGAAGATCATTACACTCTTTAAGTGCTTCGTCACGATCATGCAAGGCAGATGATATTTCTCTCCTTAGAGTTTCGATTTGGTAAGAAAGTgtctttttctaaaaataatgtGAATTACAAAGGACTATTAGTGAATTGTAAAAACTTAACAGagaaataaatgtttattGGTAATtaacgaatgaattttatcaaTCATTATCAATAATCTCTGAAATCGAATCCTGACGTGAATgaaatactaaaaatatttgcagATTGGATCTCAGCCAGACAAACGTCACAGTTTAATGTCTTACATTCCATGAATGCCTCATGAAGACTCGGATGGGTGCCAAATAccttaacaatttataaacgaataaaaatgcaaactTACTTCTTCAACAAACTGCTTATTCTGGTTTTCCAAATGTGTAATTTTGTTGTAGGCTTGAGTAAGATCATCACCGAGTTTCTCCATTTCTTTATGAACTGTATCGCGCTCACCCATGATTAAACTGTACTCCTGCAAAGCAGCGTTTCTCTCTTCTGTTAATCGCTTCATATCCTTGCTAGCCTTCATACGTACAACCATAGCCTGGTTAATCTCTTTAACTGCTTCTTCATGTTGCTGCTGAATCTTGGCTAAAGCTTCTCTGTATTCATTTCGTTCTCGCAATGCAATATCCCATTGCCGAATGGCAGCCGTACACTGCTGTTTTAACCCGTTACGCTCTCTCACTGCACTGATCCGCTCCTGTGCTATTTCTTCACATTGTTTCTTTAACCTGGCAGCACCTTCTTGTGCCAATTCCAgctagatgaaaaaaaaatatcaagcaACTTTAGCTTACCTGATGTCTAGCATATCATGTACAATACACGAACTAAGTAATGGCAATGTCTTTTGTTGATACATGTTGTGTTTGTGGTTAGTTAACTAGCTGTTCAGATAAGAGACGATTTACtgtattcaaatttctaaGGGTTCAATCAAAATCCTCTAAtctttattataatattctgCGTTAGCCTGTAGAATTTTCCACAGGTATATATAGATATTCAAGCTGAAAGATCCATTTGTCCAGAATCATCAAAGAATCACGATTTCCACAATGTGTAAGGAACTTGCAGACTTACAGGACGATTAGATACGTTTGTAAGTGATTAGAAAACAGTGTTACCATAATTCAACATACACAAGCTTACCTTATTAACGGCAGATGAATGTGACGATATGAGATCATCGTACCTCTTCCTAAGAGAATCATATTCATCTTTGATAGCCTCGTACTTTCTAAGGGCTGATAAGTAGTGTTGATTCATAGCATCAGTATTATTCGCATCTGTGACTAAGACCTCCTGATTTTGGCATCGCAACTCCGATACCTCCTTCTGCAAAGCTTGGACTTCTCGATCGAGACGTTGCTTGTCATTTACCATGTCGCTATATTTTCCCCTCAGGGTGGAGCTTTCTTGAGCCGTTGCTTCCAATTGATTCATAGCTGCCCTATGTTGCCCCCGATAATATTCCAACTCTTTCATAGTATGCTCACAGCTGTGAATAAATGATTTATCACTCGACTGATGcaataatgtaaaatatcaGTATAACAAGTTAATGGTGACAAGCTGATAAATCTATTCCAGAAATATTTCTAGACATGACAGATGGCAAATTGTGTGATTTGTAAAAGTTATCAAAGAATTAAAGACTCGACCGAGAAGGCACATTTTCCAATGCACTCAACAAGAAAGCTATCAAGGCCATGCGTTTTCAGATGCTTCAGACCACACATAATCGTTTATCTTATCAATGAAATCCATTacaaaaaatcgatgaaaacaaaatgttttaaaatacAGGAGAAACAATGCAATGTAATTCTAATGAATTACAATACTAGCaatggaaataataaaaatgaataggCAAACAAAACAAACCGTCGAATAGTGTCGGAGTGCTTATGCCTAAGCAGCTGAAGTTGGTGCATAGTTGGATCACATTGAGCCTGCAAGCCATCGTAGTCGCTATGACACTCGGGTCCCCCTACAGGACTCCCAACACTGCCATAGCCTCCGCTATCCCTCTCTGAACCCATGTACATAATGCAAATTCAACAGCACACATAGCAGTACAGCAAAAACAATACAATAAAACGTAAAATACTAGTCATGTACATAccaggaaaaaaacaaactctgTGACATgctttttaaaataattaagaaaCACATTGATATTCCCGAATTGATTCAATCTTTGATAAACTGGATAATAAGCAAGTCAGTTTCGTTCACTTTCAATTTACCTGGAATATACAATTATCGATACATTGAACGAATGGATAGTTAAGAAATGAGAGAAATTGTATTTACAAGTATCAACAAATTTCTAATAATGATATTGCTTACCTATGTTAAGTGCGCCATCTATGGAACAAAAGAAACaagtgatttatttttctatcgcACAACACACTGAACGACTATACTGGATATATGTGCGTACACTCTCATTAATTATGCCTCTATTCTCGACTGAAGGTAAAGGTGTAAAACACATCTGAGTTATTAACTACACAAACGGCAAATCTTTTTTCCTTCTGATAATACTAATTCAATGTTACTtcaaacaaattcgaaaacacACGCATTGCAATTTGTtcatcataaaataaaaagttaaaTCAACTACATTTCTAAAATGGAGCAGGGCTCAAGTAATGAGCTAGTCGCTATGGTAGCAGTCGCAAGGTATTTAGTTTTTCATCGCTTTCACCAATGATGAGTCGGTATGTTACGCTTCGGGATTCTGCTATTCATGCTTTCTTAACCAGCACATAATTttaacttgaaatttcattaattataaGGAATGGGTTTATGTTTCATTGAACACACACTCGAATTctaagtaattttaattttcaaagaaggatttcacagaatttaaaagaaataaaatgacacATTTGAACTCatctcaataaaaaaattaatcatacATTATTGCTATAAGTTTGGGTtagatcaaatttttgttaaGAACCACGAATTATAATCGAACTTTTAGTGATAATCATAATGTGCTGTGTATAGTCAAACAAGGTTCTGATCTTtagcttcaattttttcagggaTGTATGATATGGACATCAGATCAACAAATCAGTATGCTG
Above is a genomic segment from Neodiprion pinetum isolate iyNeoPine1 chromosome 1, iyNeoPine1.2, whole genome shotgun sequence containing:
- the Dlg5 gene encoding disks large homolog 5 isoform X1 → MASGTSSLDSAGSSDGALNIERDSGGYGSVGSPVGGPECHSDYDGLQAQCDPTMHQLQLLRHKHSDTIRRCEHTMKELEYYRGQHRAAMNQLEATAQESSTLRGKYSDMVNDKQRLDREVQALQKEVSELRCQNQEVLVTDANNTDAMNQHYLSALRKYEAIKDEYDSLRKRYDDLISSHSSAVNKLELAQEGAARLKKQCEEIAQERISAVRERNGLKQQCTAAIRQWDIALRERNEYREALAKIQQQHEEAVKEINQAMVVRMKASKDMKRLTEERNAALQEYSLIMGERDTVHKEMEKLGDDLTQAYNKITHLENQNKQFVEEKKTLSYQIETLRREISSALHDRDEALKECNDLRQKFGDYSEGSSRDYKHRLESHSYNCERDNANKEAERETSTRDYAKREKERMDNLDQANLELDKLRKSVDTLQAELEEAIQEAEVSKRRRDWAFSERDKIVLERESIRTLCDRLRKERDRAVSELASALRDSDDIKKQRNEASKELKDLKVKIESGDHALRSTQFGQSHGHSHDSAIDADLTEWETLTVHLDLTRLCLESDRELGFLLVGGRDDPQYPNDGGIYVAQVTQGSVADGKLRVNDCIIRVNNVDCTSVSTRMVLETLRTSSVSPAILTIRRRRLGRRSLRTTQLPVGSVPHGIALELGVYISKISPGSLAAKEGNLAVGDRVLNINSKPMDRLNSAHEAMAILNDNSTDVLTITTLKGIPLPPSNSKSISSDSNFSPEKHKMVNSFSQTEQERLMLKTTPEDYDRRYVTSNFGSVYKVSKSTNGDKSSGISNAWDNIREKIDIVRGRRHSKDREEKKKRHRNSSPNTFEQEQDAIAELDSVIESYHKKANNGVLKRSKRRGEKLEKNGGTWPKARGGPQIQNGTGTILHPRKTKERLPLSVLLNHPPKYESYNYNRNSNPIPAATFSNVSNRHTVYKAVESPLPNFSKSGKLFSQKSFSPAVQFKDIDKKSVNEFEVNENRLSAALAPSETSIDFSVKSCNIGKELDYYTKKKAQKYLSNDNQMDAMQHNRVHSQLYSLGSASSGPRQLAANFSFPPYTHSHPHPHQQNSLPSRYPSPPSLPSAQSGESIGLPDPRSYCFEPPYSPSTQPGFGHLHTPSMDLHYHKPRPHPITTTYDVPAYTHGYEGGTFPRKKENQRFRIPSNPSVTSKSSVGKLSTGSIERTSDRGSPMPTFHVEVLSPGTGTTRGDNKRASMPEYCYAQPRPAPGELRRVHIDKSVEPLGIQISCLESGGVFVSTVSEHSLASQVGLQIGDQLLEVCGINMRSATYQLAANVLRQCGNSITMLVQYSPDKYNELEGSASSSSSEAGGEEEASRSGSPTPCNSPEASRKVAQSLDSSEPERDASSLSVMRGDREARNSASLDIRSTQDRERDIRNSASLDINVRNPELRNSTALDLRNSTALDSIRNSATMETLRSGNNTLTRAQINQAVTTLQRQNATVRSPTQDEQSRQSPPPGEPRYLFIETRKCSNLGISLVGGNSVGIFVNSVQPGCLAEGAGLRTGDRILEYNGADLRQATAEQAALELARPADKVTLIAQHLPDHYKEVKDKPGDSFYIRAMFDRVGELGNNLQLRFNKDDVLYVDNTMFNGTPGYWRAWLVDQAGRRQQCGIIPSRFKVEEELLLRRSLGDLETDAGRRGTTSARRSFFRRKKHQRSSSRDSKELSQLTGVNLGWYSDSGTLNEENIPATYQRVERLDYPTLRPVLIIGPLSECVATKLLQEFPREFIRCLPEAMHCSQVTLEQHLRDSLYVDYRKKGSYFECTTVQAVKEICEKNSHCILDISIASIERLHRHQIYPIVLLIKFKSTKQIKEVKDSRYPSDKVSAKAAKEMYENALKLEAEYKHYISAVIPAGVNVAYICTQVKAAVDDEQSKALWVARGPP